In Chitinophagaceae bacterium, the genomic window GATAAATAGGGGATGAGTTTAAATTCACTGGTGCCGGTTTTTAATTTTATGCTTTTGCTGGCCAGTGAACCCTTTAAATTATAGGAATATTGATTGTCTGAGCCGTTTATGCTATAAACACCAGCTTTAAAAGAAGCATAAGCTTTTTTGTTTTTGAGGCTGTGAAAAGTCAGGGAAGCATCGTAGCGTTGAAAGTAATTTGCCCTGTACTGGTTGTTTTGAGTATATTGATAGGTGAACTGGTAGGCTTCAATGAGTTCTTCTCCAGTGGGCGCCGCCTGTAGTGTGTCTGTAAACACTATTCCTCCCTGGGTATAAACATTGCCCGAGGCAAAGCTCCATAGTGCCGACAAATCAAATCGTGTTGTAAGGGAATACCTCATGCCGATATTTGCCGTATGGCGGTGATCGTATTTGTAAGGGAATTCATTGCCGTTGTTAATGCTTGTAAATTGCCGCCAGCTCCAGGCCAATGCATAACTTCCCTGGAAAGATAATTTTTTGCCGGTTTTATTAATGAGTATTTCTGCGCCATAGCTCCGGCCCTTGCCCAATTCAATATTTTGTTCCCAATTATCGCTATGGATAAAAGTACTTTTGCCATTGGCATAGTTTGTAACATTCATTAAACGTTTATAATATGCATCCAGGGATATATTCCAGTTATTTTTTTGTTTAAACACAAAACCAATATTATAAATCTCACTCCACTCCGGTTGTAATTTTTTTGTACTGGGTACCCACATATCCCGGTTGGCCCCGGCATAAGGGTTTATTACCAAATGTAAATACTGGTTCATGCGGCTGTAAGATGCAAATAGTTTATATAATGGGCCAATGCGATAGGCCATATAAAAGCGAGGCTGTAAATTCCAGGTACTATAATCCTCCATACGGTATGCGCTGGCCCTTAAGCCCGATTTCGCAAAGAACTTTCTCCCAATTTTAATTTCGGCTTCAGCATAAGAATATATAGCTTTAAACTGAAGAGGCCTAAAGGCTAAAAACCCCTGTTCATCCTCTTCTTCGGTATTGGTAATTTTACCTTCAAATGGTTTTGTTTTGTTTTGCTCCAGTTTTAGGCCTGCATTAATTTTTATTTTTTTAGAAACAAATATTTCTGCACCTGTTTTTGCATTATAGTTTTTAAAGGATGCATAAGAGCTGATGAATTTTGTGCCGAGGCTCAGATCTTCCTCTACTTCATCATCTATTTCTTCCTCTTCATCTTTTTCATAAAATAAAAATTGTGAGCTGGCCAGGTTATGGTACTCGCTAAAGTTGAGCGAGGTATGTATAAATGATTTTTTGCCCAGTAGTAAATTCCATTGTAACGATCCGGTATGATTACCCCATTTGTGTAAATTTCCCGTGTATTTTCCCGTTTGTCTTAGTTGGTCTTCGCCGGTATAAAAGTTGATAAATAATTTGCTGGCAGGGCTTATAATGGCCGACAACTTAATGTGTGTATCATAAAAACTGGATTTTATACCATTTTGCAAAGAATCATAAAATGGGAAAGGGATACTTTTACGTCCAGAAACCATTAAGGCAATTTTATCTTTTACCAAAGGGCCTTCGAGGGTGAGGGCCGCAGCAAGCGGGCTTGCATTTATTTCTCCCTGCCAGCTATTCATATTACCTTGTTTAGTAAATATGTCTAAAACTGATGATAAAGAACCACCCAGCCTTGCCGGGAAATCGCTTTTATAAAACCGCATACTTTTAAGTACTGTAGGGTTTAATATAGAAATAGCGCCTAGCAAATGCGTAGGGTTGTAAACCGGGTTGCCATCCAGCAAAAAAAGATTTTCATCGGTGCCGCCGCCACGTACCTGGAAACCGCTGAAAGAATATGCTGCATTTTGCAAGCCTGGTGATAAATATAAAAACTGCAAGGGATCATCTTCATTCATTAATCCGTTAGAATAGCTTTTTTCATGCAGCACCGTTACAGAGCCTTCTTTTACCGCAGCATCTGTGGCTACCACTACGGTAGATAAAGTGTCGTTTATCATAACCAGCGATATATCTTTTCTTATATTTCCATGGATGTTTAAGAGCAAACTAACTGGCTTAAACCCGCCGTAGGATATTTCCACAAGGTGCTGCCCGGTTGTAAAAGCTAAATTAAAATACCCCTGGTTGTTGGAGGCAACGCCCCTTTGCGTAGCAGGTTCAAAAATAGTTGCACCGGCAAGCGACTCGTTGCTTGCATATTCTTTAATATATCCGTAAAAATTATATTGTTCTTTATTAAAACCGGGCAAAGAAAATATTTCTGCTGAGGGAATGAGTATAATTTTATTGTTGTGTTCCAGCAATTTTATTTTTTGGCCATGCAAAATGGTTTGTAAAACTTCAGCAATAGTTTTTTCCTCGCCGGTTAAGCGCACCATTTTACCTGCATCAAAATTTGCAGACGAATATTCCAGTACAATTCCACTGCTTTTGCTTATTTCCTGCAAATGTTGATTGATGCTTGCATTTTTTGTGCTGGTATGGTAAGGCATTGAAACCAGTTTTTTTTGGGCAAAGGCATTGAAGCCGGCTTGTGTAATTAAAAGTAAAATAAATAAATATCGCATTATAAATAAATGGGCAAAATATTTTTAAATATAACTATCGCTAATTTTTTTAAAAAAGTGAGCCGGTTATTCTGAAATCAATAATTTATTTCCCTGCATTTTTATAGCCAGGCCGGTTAATAATCCCAGTTCTTTTATCACTTGTTCTAATGGCTCATTATTGAAAATTGCCGTTATTTTATGAATACCAAGGTTGCCGGCAATTTCTATTTCTATGTTGTAGTAATTTTTTAAATCTTTGGCTACAATGGTCAAAGCTGTATTATTAAAAGTTAATATCCTTGTACTCCAGGATATGAGATTGCTGGTGTCCACATTTTTTCTTTGTACTTTTTCTTTAACATTAACGGCAGATTCCCCTGCTTTGAGCAAGATGGCCGGTTGGGTTTCTCTTTTAGTTGTATAGCTAACTTCGCCTTCCATTACGGTAACCTGTTCAATGATACCAGTGC contains:
- a CDS encoding carboxypeptidase-like regulatory domain-containing protein, whose protein sequence is MRYLFILLLITQAGFNAFAQKKLVSMPYHTSTKNASINQHLQEISKSSGIVLEYSSANFDAGKMVRLTGEEKTIAEVLQTILHGQKIKLLEHNNKIILIPSAEIFSLPGFNKEQYNFYGYIKEYASNESLAGATIFEPATQRGVASNNQGYFNLAFTTGQHLVEISYGGFKPVSLLLNIHGNIRKDISLVMINDTLSTVVVATDAAVKEGSVTVLHEKSYSNGLMNEDDPLQFLYLSPGLQNAAYSFSGFQVRGGGTDENLFLLDGNPVYNPTHLLGAISILNPTVLKSMRFYKSDFPARLGGSLSSVLDIFTKQGNMNSWQGEINASPLAAALTLEGPLVKDKIALMVSGRKSIPFPFYDSLQNGIKSSFYDTHIKLSAIISPASKLFINFYTGEDQLRQTGKYTGNLHKWGNHTGSLQWNLLLGKKSFIHTSLNFSEYHNLASSQFLFYEKDEEEEIDDEVEEDLSLGTKFISSYASFKNYNAKTGAEIFVSKKIKINAGLKLEQNKTKPFEGKITNTEEEDEQGFLAFRPLQFKAIYSYAEAEIKIGRKFFAKSGLRASAYRMEDYSTWNLQPRFYMAYRIGPLYKLFASYSRMNQYLHLVINPYAGANRDMWVPSTKKLQPEWSEIYNIGFVFKQKNNWNISLDAYYKRLMNVTNYANGKSTFIHSDNWEQNIELGKGRSYGAEILINKTGKKLSFQGSYALAWSWRQFTSINNGNEFPYKYDHRHTANIGMRYSLTTRFDLSALWSFASGNVYTQGGIVFTDTLQAAPTGEELIEAYQFTYQYTQNNQYRANYFQRYDASLTFHSLKNKKAYASFKAGVYSINGSDNQYSYNLKGSLASKSIKLKTGTSEFKLIPYLSFTLKF